From Camelina sativa cultivar DH55 chromosome 7, Cs, whole genome shotgun sequence, one genomic window encodes:
- the LOC104702446 gene encoding indole glucosinolate O-methyltransferase 5 encodes MGHLIPQMPQIGDDDTELGLAAVRLANCTALPMVFKAAIELGVIDTLYVADVSGSGLFLTPSEIASRLPTKPTNPEAPALLDRMLRLLASYSIVKCQAVEGVRVYKAEPICCYFLKDNVDQELGTLASQFIVSLDSVFLNTWAQLKDVVLEGGVAFGRANGGLKLFDYISKDERLSKLFNRTGFSVGILKKFLQVYRGFEGVNVLVDVGGGVGDTLGFVTAKYPNIKGINFDLTCALSQAPSYPNVENVAGDMFVNVPRGDAILLKRILHDWTDEDCEKILKNCWKVLPENGKVIVMEIVTPDEAESDDVQSNIAFDMDLLMLTQLSGGKERSRAEFEAIATNSGFQYCNFVCRAYHLWVIEFSK; translated from the exons ATGGGACACCTAATTCCTCAAATGCCCCAAATCGGTGATGATGATACTGAGCTTGGTTTAGCGGCGGTTAGGCTAGCCAATTGCACAGCCTTACCGATGGTTTTCAAAGCCGCCATCGAGCTCGGTGTCATTGACACTCTCTACGTAGCTGACGTAAGTGGATCCGGTTTGTTCCTCACACCTAGTGAGATAGCGTCTCGGCTTCCCACAAAGCCTACTAACCCTGAAGCACCGGCTCTGTTGGACCGTATGCTTCGGTTACTTGCTAGCTACTCCATTGTCAAGTGCCAAGCCGTAGAAGGTGTGAGGGTCTACAAAGCCGAGCCGATTTGTTGCTATTTCTTGAAAGACAATGTTGATCAAGAATTGGGAACACTTGCTTCTCAGTTCATTGTATCACTCGATAGCGTCTTCCTCAATACATG ggcGCAATTGAAAGATGTGGTGCTAGAAGGAGGAGTTGCATTTGGCCGTGCCAACGGTGGTTTGAAACTCTTTGACTATATAAGCAAAGATGAGAGATTAAGCAAACTCTTTAACCGGACCGGATTCTCTGTGGGgattttgaagaagtttttACAAGTTTATAGAGGTTTTGAAGGAGTTAATGTGTTGGTTGATGTAGGAGGAGGAGTTGGAGACACACTTGGTTTTGTTACTGCAAAGTATCCAAACATTAAAGGAATCAATTTTGATCTAACTTGTGCTTTGTCACAAGCTCCTTCTTATCCTAATGTTGAAAATGTGGCTGGAGACATGTTTGTAAATGTCCCAAGAGGTGATGCTATCCTCTTGAAA CGTATACTTCATGATTGGACTGATGAAGACTGTGAGAAGATTCTTAAGAACTGTTGGAAAGTATTACCTGAGAATGGGAAAGTGATAGTTATGGAAATAGTTACTCCGGATGAAGCAGAGAGTGATGATGTGCAGTCCAACATTGCCTTTGACATGGATTTGTTGATGCTTACTCAACTATCTGGAGGGAAAGAGAGGTCCCGAGCCGAGTTTGAAGCTATAGCTACGAATTCAGGGTTTCAGTATTGCAACTTTGTATGCCGTGCATATCATTTATGGGTCATTGAGTTTTCTAAATAA
- the LOC104702448 gene encoding vacuolar iron transporter homolog 2 has translation MDQLGHNTNMDIEKESTTFDYSKRSQWLRAAVLGANDGLVSTASLMMGVGAVKHDVKAMILSGFAGMVAGACSMAIGEFVSVYSQYDIELAQMERDNGGIEKEKLPSPMQAAAASALAFSAGAIVPLLAAAFVKEYKMRIIAVVVAVTVALMVFGWLGAALGKAPAVRSSARVLFGGWLAMAVTFGLTKLIGLHGL, from the coding sequence ATGGATCAATTAGGTCATAACACGAACATGGACATAGAGAAAGAATCAACAACCTTCGACTACTCAAAACGTTCTCAATGGCTACGCGCCGCCGTGCTCGGAGCTAACGACGGTCTTGTCTCCACCGCGTCTTTAATGATGGGAGTCGGCGCCGTGAAGCATGACGTCAAGGCCATGATTCTATCCGGATTTGCCGGAATGGTCGCCGGAGCTTGTAGTATGGCTATCGGAGAGTTTGTCTCCGTTTACTCTCAGTACGACATAGAGTTGGCTCAGATGGAGAGAGATAATGGAgggatagagaaagagaagcttcCTAGTCCGATGCAAGCGGCGGCCGCGTCAGCACTTGCGTTTTCCGCTGGTGCGATCGTGCCGCTTTTGGCGGCTGCGTTTGTGAAGGAGTATAAAATGAGGATCATTGCGGTTGTGGTGGCGGTTACGGTGGCGCTTATGGTTTTCGGGTGGTTAGGAGCAGCACTTGGGAAGGCACCAGCGGTTAGGTCATCTGCTAGGGTTTTGTTTGGAGGTTGGTTAGCTATGGCGGTtactttcgggttgactaagcTTATTGGGTTGCATGGACTCTAA
- the LOC104702447 gene encoding trichohyalin, with translation MELELGFKVTRTREDVSSSVDFRFSKDPFGPLVLSRETDSRFIIIIHIKGFKKEGIEIDINKEGDRITIEGRKPVEEMVMIRWMAWRKEVEFRVFKKVFRIPDTVVLDEIKARFDDDDATLTITMPKRVKGISGFNIEEEEEERVDKGEVEEQSTVWEESDAHSEKFETEIQREEGFGENESQVLGEEQKEEDETGDDYLEKNHQIDEQDKILERIEDEKQLAESNEDSSLRKPPDIEGHEQRRHNEQDKKQKRVDEAESNSDDFGSTAFEEIEEQEPDHEQLDRTSKSGAKEKKTTDGDGDGLSKDQGIKEEPERRNDKRKIKDIVQVKGEEDKKKTVKKEIKRGDSKVKSDAKMGELFASNFADTAMNTEDLESDEELDKTEKLVEKKYKQEENAEVGAQSEDISLTNPTDFEGRDSHAQTRHEEQENSQHSETEILREEEFGERESQVLGEEQKDIEETDDDNLDKINQIEEQEEEKIVADSNKENEDSSLRKLPDIQERESHEQTRHEEQERVVEQQDSQAETNSNDFGCRAFEDQVGEQKPHVTKSREMEKEKIDDDDVGLRKVQEIEEPEIHNEESKKSEGETSGDERNKTAKMDIKNRDAKEEVDGKMGEGFRPNIDRTQVVAENDIGETETKADEFESDKLKADEVHKIHELVEKKEDDEENANLRGKSKDISLKLQENEEQQSKGQKRQDKQEMIKELVEEKTPKAEPNTGNDIPKPVQAKTSDKGKEEKKSIKMEIKTGEAKEEVDAKMGGGFAPNIAETATKFEEFESEKLDSDEVDKIQKLVEKTEDEEGNHKVGTQSEDISSRKLQEIGEQQFQGPKRQKKQEKIRELVEEQTLEAKTNIGNDIPKPVQEIKELQKVETLEKTGDERKARKVKKKSVKMEINNEDVKEEVDEKMGQGFEPNVSETDDDFESNKLEADEVDKIHALFEKQQDEEEIAECGRQTEDISLKELQEIEEQQFHGQKRQEKQEKIKELVEEKTLEEETNIGNINPKPVAERSEGKHKIQNKFQDDTKNQPEEYKEKFTETNDPGTRKVQEIIRKQELNEPARSEKESKIRELVKSKTNDEGKEKKIAEKETKAETYVGNDILKPVQEISEGKHKIPELSQEETKNQPEEYLKKIKETGKKTNDAGARKLQEIKQELNEPARSEKESKTQELVKNKRNEIAETETREQDSNRPKIIREQEKIQELAEEKTNFSKNGKAKDKDEIAEKKTEFCVDDDDISSKFRDVEQQDSDAMKGQEEKDMIQELALEEKVSDGGKGIVAVLDTKVENNKSKKVQEIDGQQLHEEDRYGKQFQKLIVGEVSGRGEVDDIKIIEEEKEIRDSSRKGQETAKTDSELHNNREVCRSEEKKYDRPEKIEQELVNLNSQLEQDNVEDGEKTQEPVEEEIKDCREEEGSGESKTKTDDDVVRKVQGVKEHESYGPEREHASKIQELVEEKIGDHEEEEDEKKIAESEIEAECDSLRKVDGGKAQELHEPKIHKERDKTRINGAEEPSCQEDKNMVEPLTIREDDNFVDVPEINKEQPDKLERQEKPYKIQEVVEARLNDHKEEEQEEKATAKAELETERESSKKVEETEQQKKYHGPKMRNSEEKKKNIAVEEKRTKTKDGSLKKVRDDEDQESSKPYKREIDDKTHELVEMGTSDYREKAKKQDENDILRSQEDLDEFERHGEQSNIPHLVEEEKVENIAELGRESYEDWTQEEREKRKNLVKEESADLKDKHTGVDDHIDDKQEKIIVNSERKTEEDSSKRVQETEKQDEDELQRSMAQDKMQETEEKDKTRAMEKNEIVERREKTINGSLRKVREDEEDPQLGKQKRHGEEDRIHELVVEAELNDHRGKVKKKDGDDVLRRSQETVKLDLGKRERHFKQRRIPKSVEEGEHEEEERYQKVSQAKTKVEHEINKKIGKNKDPEPEKQELYKSEAVLKEEVGDREKEEENLVDGSATKIQETEKEELEMYKKQDMVLDFVEDVTGDQKDEKAEEAAAVVASNANGSSRTVKTIEEESEEHMEKDKIPEISDPKVKETKEEVPKSRYVRDTKELEAHVPELEGKIENCKDDGQGKRAEKGKQGKIVESQERFKSRSDDGIVRKIQETKVQESNEKKNQEQKGKVEETVRRETSSHEVELVTEDDSLRKGQEFLEKESHVSKSGPVKQEKIQQLKKVKSQDHVNEDEEQELETKINNVNSSEEEEQTKIRKTMGEKSNAPEKEKEANEKIAEERMQDKTDSRTKNQEIKGEEPYKFIRNLEHDKIPEYHREEKKGMEQREIEEMKRTTEECSSRKVQKIKAQESFELEKHRKLSEIQESSNTQESVEKETQEHREEEMNERRGYNAVLKEKSMASSESQDVEEKGSDQPKRYAEQELMTKKERKEEIFVREGEQKEKAKRISQVDSKANDDSSIKNHQDLVEIEEGNVVGKAETVDEYASSRTIHEQEERNSDKLEGHGEEDMSKKLAEQGTSDDKESKEGNRAGEVWEDVETKIRSDSFGKVRQIEEEETDKKLSDVEKYIRGKSKETKNQETKRKDVRSGNKTQANEKQESHEQKRNEEEVIEKQETIEEHDSSRKIHEHNEQKSDTMSENIAEEETNDDKEGNRAGEVLGEVLKIRETEKQEQDKKKSFVDTSGKAKENKNQETKRTDDDSSGNKTQKQESHKKKSHHDQDKKNPGLIGKETNCFRNEDDVKEDKEIAEAEVLRKLKEIEKRESSKMVEGHENGDDIKELVEEKMNNKEEEEDKKSIVTDVLAKAEDDELRKQDKSREQRLGDNLKYEETSKTETKRKDNEHERIKEQGRIKELVEDRTHSCREKESKETEFEDSKKIQERDREESTEPGRNEKQDKIQEPVDRETSEDDEEELEIEFEDEEEDWEAEVIQVTDSDEDNDNIRQIKRIRLGFRLVGGSTLFMSLIVIVISFIRSKRKIRCYKF, from the exons ATGGAGCTCGAATTGGGATTTAAGGTCACGAGAACGAGAGAGGATGTATCGTCTTCGGTTGATTTCCGCTTCTCCAAAGACCCGTTTGGTCCTCTGGTTCTTTCTCGAGAAACCGATTCaaggttcatcatcatcattcacatcaAAG GATTCAAAAAGGAAGGAATTGAAATAGATATAAACAAAGAAGGGGATCGGATTACTATAGAAGGGAGGAAGCCTGTGGAAGAAATGGTTATGATTAGATGGATGGCGTGGAGGAAAGAAgttgaatttagggtttttaagaAAGTTTTTAGGATTCCTGATACTGTGGTTTTAGACGAGATTAAAGCtaggtttgatgatgatgatgccacTCTTACGATCACTATGCCGAAAAGAGTAAAGGGGATTTCTGGATTTAAtattgaggaggaagaagaagaaagagtggaCAAGGGAGAAGTTGAAGAGCAGAGTACAGTATGGGAAGAGTCTGATGCACACTCTGAGAAATTTGAGACAGAGATTCAGAGAGAGGAAGGGTTTGGAGAAAACGAGAGCCAAGTTTTGGGAGAGgaacaaaaggaagaagatgaaactggGGATGATTACTTAGAGAAGAATCACCAGATTGATGAACAAGACAAGATTCTGGAACGTATAGAAGACGAAAAACAATTGGCTGAGAGTAATGAGGACAGTAGCTTAAGAAAGCCTCCAGACATTGAAGGACATGAGCAGAGAAGACATAACGAGCAAGATAAAAAACAGAAACGGGTCGACGAAGCAGAGAGTAATAGTGATGATTTTGGATCCACAGCatttgaagagattgaagaacaaGAACCTGATCATGAGCAGCTGGATAGAACAAGTAAAAGTggagcaaaagaaaagaaaacgactGACGGCGACGGTGATGGCTTGAGCAAGGATCAAGGGATTAAAGAAGAGCCGGAGAGACGCAATGACAAACGCAAGATTAAAGATATCGTACAAGTAAAAGGAGAGGAGGATAAGAAGAAAACTGTAAAGAAGGAGATAAAAAGGGGAGACTCCAAAGTAAAAAGTGATGCAAAAATGGGCGAACTATTCGCATCAAACTTTGCAGATACTGCGATGAATACTGAAGATCTTGAATCAGATGAGGAGCTAGACAAGACAGAAAAGTTGGTTGAGAAGAAGTACAAGCAAGAGGAAAACGCTGAGGTTGGAGCACAAAGTGAAGACATTAGCTTAACAAATCCTACAGATTTTGAAGGAAGAGATTCTCATGCGCAGACAAGACATGAGGAACAAGAAAATAGCCAACACTCTGAGACTGAGATtctgagagaagaagaatttggagaaagagagagtcaaGTTTTGGGAGAGGAACAAAAGGATAtagaagaaactgatgatgataatTTGGACAAGATTAACCAGAttgaggaacaagaagaagaaaaaatcgtTGCTGATTCAAATAAAGAGAATGAGGACAGTAGCTTGAGAAAGCTCCCAGATATTCAAGAACGAGAATCTCATGAACAGACAAGACATGAGGAACAAGAACGAGTAGTGGAGCAGCAAGATTCACAAGCAGAGACTAATAGTAATGATTTTGGATGCAGAGCTTTTGAAGATCAGGTTGGAGAACAAAAACCTCATGTAACTAAAAGTAGAGAAATGGAAAAGGAAAAGATTGACGATGATGATGTTGGCTTGAGAAAGGTTCAAGAGATTGAAGAACCAGAGATACACAATGAAGAAAGCAAGAAATCGGAAGGGGAAACAAGTGGTGACGAGAGGAATAAAACTGCAAAGATGGACATAAAAAATAGGGATGCAAAAGAAGAGGTTGATGGGAAAATGGGAGAAGGATTCAGACCAAACATTGATAGAACACAAGTAGTTGCAGAAAATGACATTGGAGAAACTGAGACAAAAGCTGATGAGTTTGAATCTGATAAACTAAAAGCAGATGAGGTACACAAGATACATGAACTggttgagaagaaagaagatgacgAGGAAAATGCTAATCTGAGAGGAAAGAGTAAAGACATCAGCTTAAAGCTTCAAGAGAATGAAGAACAACAGTCTAAGGGACAGAAGCGACAAGACAAACAAGAAATGATAAAAGAATTGGTGGAAGAGAAAACACCAAAAGCAGAGCCAAATACAGGGAATGATATTCCAAAACCAGTCCAGGCGAAGACAAGTGATAAAGGAAAGGAGGagaaaaaaagtataaagaTGGAGATAAAAACTGGGGAAGCCAAAGAAGAAGTTGATGCAAAAATGGGCGGAGGATTTGCACCAAACATTGCAGAAACTGCGACAAAATTTGAGGAGTTTGAATCTGAAAAACTAGATTCAGATGAGGTAGACAAGATACAGAAACTGGTTGAGAAGACAGAGGATGAAGAGGGAAATCATAAGGTTGGAACACAAAGTGAAGACATCAGCTCAAGAAAGCTTCAAGAGATTGGAGAACAACAATTTCAGGGACCAAAGCGACagaaaaagcaagaaaagatCAGAGAATTGGTGGAAGAGCAAACTCTAGAGGCAAAGACTAATATTGGGAATGATATTCCAAAACCAGTTCAAGAGATTAAAGAATTACAAAAGGTGGAAACGTTAGAGAAAACAGGTGAtgaaagaaaagcaagaaaggtgaagaagaaaagtgtaAAGATGGAGATAAATAATGAGGATGTcaaagaagaagttgatgaaaaaATGGGCCAAGGATTCGAACCAAACGTTTCAGAAACTGACGATGATTTTGAATCTAATAAACTAGAAGCAGATGAGGTAGACAAGATACATGCACTGTTTGAGAAGCAACAAGATGAAGAGGAAATTGCTGAGTGCGGAAGACAAACTGAAGACATCAGCTTAAAAGAGCTTCAAGAGATTGAAGAACAACAATTTCATGGACAAAAGCGAcaggaaaaacaagaaaagatcaaagagttggttgaagagaaaactctagagGAAGAGACAAATATTGGGAATATTAATCCAAAACCAGTAGCAGAGAGAAGTGAGGGAAAACACAAGATTCAAAACAAGTTCCAGGATGACACAAAGAATCAGCCAGAGGAATACAAAGAGAAATTTACGGAGACTAATGATCCTGGCACAAGAAAGGTTCAAGAGATTATTAGAAAACAAGAGTTGAATGAACCAGCAAGATCcgagaaagaaagcaaaatacGAGAGCTAgtgaaaagcaaaacaaatgatgaagggaaagagaagaaaattgcagaaaaagaaacaaaggcaGAGACATATGTAGGGAATGATATTTTGAAACCAGTTCAGGAGATAAGTGAGGGAAAACACAAGATCCCAGAGCTTTCTCAAGAGGAAACAAAGAATCAGCCAGAAGAGTACTTAAAGAAAATTAAGGAGACAGGAAAAAAGACTAATGATGCTGGCGCAAGAAAACTTCAAGAGATAAAACAAGAGTTGAATGAACCAGCAAGATCTGAGAAAGAAAGCAAGACGCAAGAACtggtgaaaaacaaaagaaatgaaattgcagaaacagaaacaagagaGCAAGATTCAAATAGACCAAAAATAATCAGGGAACAAGAAAAGATCCAAGAACTGGCTGAAGAGAAGactaatttttcaaaaaatgggAAAGCCAAGGATAAAGACGAAATTGCAGAGAAGAAAACAGAATtttgtgttgatgatgatgatatttcaAGCAAATTTCGAGATGTTGAACAACAAGATTCAGATGCAATGAAGGggcaagaagaaaaagacatgaTTCAAGAATTAGCACTGGAAGAAAAAGTGAGTGATGGAGGCAAAGGAATCGTTGCAGTGTTGGATACAAAAGTTGAGAATAATAAGTCTAAAAAAGTTCAAGAGATTGACGGACAACAATTGCATGAAGAAGATAGGTATGGAAAACAATTCCAGAAACTCATAGTAG GTGAAGTAAGTGGTCGCGGAGAAGTTgatgatattaaaataatagaagaagagaaagaaatcaGGGATAGCTCGAGAAAAGGCCAAGAGACTGCAAAAACAGATTCAGAACTCCACAACAACAGAGAAGTTTGTCgaagtgaagagaagaagtaTGACAGACCTGAAAAGATAGAACAAGAATTGGTTAACTTGAACAGCCAATTGGAGCAAGACAATGTTGAAGATGGAGAAAAGACTCAAGAACCGGTGGAAGAGGAAATCAAGGATTGTAGAGAAGAAGAGGGCAGTGGAGAATCAAAGACCAAAACCGATGATGATGTTGTAAGAAAGGTTCAAGGTGTTAAAGAACATGAGTCGTATGGGCCGGAAAGGGAACATGCAAGCAAGATTCAAGAATTGGTAGAAGAGAAAATTGGtgatcatgaagaagaagaagacgagaaaaaAATCGCAGAGTCAGAGATAGAAGCTGAATGTGATAGCTTGAGAAAGGTTGACGGTGGCAAAGCACAGGAGTTGCATGAACCAAAGATACACAAAGAACGTGATAAGACCCGGATAAATGGGGCAGAGGAACCAAGTTGTCAAGAGGATAAGAATATGGTAGAGCCTTTGAcaataagagaggatgacaATTTTGTAGATGTTCCAGAGATTAATAAAGAACAACCTGACAAGCTAGAGAGGCAGGAGAAACCATACAAAATTCAAGAAGTGGTGGAAGCGAGACTCAATGaccataaagaagaagaacaagaagaaaaggcaACGGCCAAGGCGGAACTGGAAACTGAAAGAGAGAGCTCAAAAAAGGTTGAAGAGACTGAGCAGCAGAAGAAATATCATGGACCAAAGATGCGAAAttcagaggaaaaaaagaaaaatatagcaGTGGAGGAGAAGAGGACAAAAACTAAAGATGGTAGCTTGAAAAAGGTTCGAGATGATGAAGATCAAGAATCGAGTAAACCTTATAAGAGAGAAATAGATGACAAGACCCATGAACTAGTGGAAATGGGAACAAGTGATTACAGAGAAAAAGCCAAGAAACAAGATGAGAATGATATCTTAAGAAGCCAAGAAGATTTAGATGAATTTGAGAGACACGGTGAGCAAAGCAATATTCCTCAtttggtagaagaagaaaaagtggaGAACATTGCTGAGCTAGGGAGAGAATCATATGAAGATTGGACACAAGAGGAgcgagaaaagagaaaaaatttgGTTAAAGAGGAATCAGCTGATCTTAAAGATAAACACACTGGTGTAGATGACCATATTGAtgataaacaagaaaagattATTGTCAATTCAGAACGTAAAACTGAGGAAGATAGCTCAAAGAGGGTTCAAGAGACTGAAAAACAGGATGAAGATGAATTGCAGAGATCTATGGCACAAGACAAAatgcaagaaacagaggaaaaagacAAAACTAGAGCAATGGAGAAGAATGAGATTGTGGAGAGAAGGGAAAAAACTATAAATGGAAGCTTGAGAAAGGTtcgagaagatgaagaagatccgCAATTGGGTAAACAGAAGAGACATGGGGAAGAAGACAGGATCCATGAGTTAGTAGTGGAAGCGGAATTAAATGATCACAGAGGAAAAGTCAAGAAAAAAGATGGAGATGATGTCTTGAGAAGAAGCCAAGAGACTGTGAAATTGGATTTAGGTAAACGTGAGAGACATTTTAAGCAAAGAAGGATTCCTAAATCAGTGGAAGAAGgagaacatgaagaagaagaaagatatcaGAAAGTTTCACAGGCTAAGACAAAAGTTGAACATGAGATCAACAAAAAGATAGGGAAGAATAAAGATCCAGAACCGGAAAAACAGGAGCTATACAAGTCGGAAGCAGTACTAAAAGAAGAAGTAGGTGATcgcgaaaaagaagaagaaaatctcGTGGATGGTTCTGCGACAAAGATTCAAGAAACTGAAAAGGAAGAGCTAGAGATGTACAAGAAACAAGACATGGTCCTAGATTTTGTGGAAGACGTAACAGGGGATCAGAAAGATGAAAAGGCAGAGGAAGCTGCAGCTGTAGTGGCAAGCAATGCGAACGGAAGTTCAAGAACGGTTAAAACGattgaagaagaatcagaagaacACATGGAAAAAGACAAGATCCCTGAAATAAGTGATCCTAAAGTGAAAGAGACAAAAGAGGAGGTTCCCAAGTCAAGATATGTCCGAGATACAAAAGAGCTAGAAGCACATGTTCCGGAACTTGAAGGAAAAATAGAGAATTGCAAAGATGATGGACAAGGAAAGAGAGCAGAAAAGGGAAAACAAGGAAAGATTGTTGAGTCACAGGAAAGGTTCAAGTCAAGAAGTGACGATGGTATTGTGAGAAAGATTCAAGAGACCAAAGTGCAAGAatcaaatgagaagaaaaatcaagaacaaaaaggaAAGGTTGAAGAAACAGTGAGGAGAGAAACGAGTAGTCATGAGGTAGAGTTGGTGACTGAAGATGATAGTCTTAGAAAAGGTCAAGAGTTTTTGGAAAAGGAGTCACATGTGTCAAAGAGTGGACCagtgaaacaagaaaaaatccaaCAACTGAAGAAGGTGAAATCCCAAGATCACgtaaatgaagatgaagaacaagagttaGAGACAAAAATCAACAATGTTAACTCAAGTGAGGAAGAGGAACAGACGAAGATTAGGAAAACAATGGGAGAGAAATCAAATGCtcctgagaaagaaaaagaagcaaatgagAAAATTGCAGAAGAGCGGATGCAAGATAAGACTGACAGCAGAACTAAGAACcaagagattaaaggagaagaaCCATATAAGTTTATACGAAATCTAGAGCATGATAAGATCCCAGAATATcatagagaagagaaaaagggAATGGAACAGAGAGAAATTGAGGAGATGAAGAGAACAACTGAGGAATGTAGCTCAAGAAAGGTTCAAAAAATTAAAGCACAAGAGTCATTTGAGTTAGAGAAACACCGGAAACTAAGTGAGATCCAAGAAAGTAGCAATACCCAAGAATCAGTGGAAAAAGAAACACAGGaacatagagaagaagaaatgaatgaAAGGAGAGGATATAATGCAGTGCTCAAGGAAAAATCTATGGCTTCAAGTGAGTCTCAAGATGTTGAAGAAAAAGGATCAGATCAGCCAAAGAGATATGCAGAACAAGAACTAATGACTaagaaggagagaaaagaagaaatttttgtAAGAGAGGGAGAGCAGAAGGAGAAGGCAAAGAGAATATCGCAGGTGGATTCGAAAGCTAATGATGATAGCTCAATAAAAAATCATCAAGATCTTGTTGAAATAGAGGAGGGGAATGTTGTTGGGAAAGCAGAGACAGTAGATGAATATGCTAGTTCAAGGACGATTCACGAACAGGAAGAAAGAAATTCAGATAAACTAGAAGGACATGGGGAAGAAGATATGAGCAAAAAACTTGCAGAACAAGGAACAAGCGATGATAAGGAAtcaaaagaaggaaacagagcAGGGGAAGTATGGGAAGATGTGGAGACTAAAATCAGGTCTGATAGCTTTGGAAAGGTAAGacagattgaagaagaagaaacagacaAGAAGCTATCAGATGTGGAAAAGTACATACGTGGTAAATCAAAAGAGACCAAGAATCAAGAGACAAAGAGGAAAGATGTTAGGTCCGGAAATAAGACTCAAGCAAATGAAAAACAAGAGTCTCatgaacaaaagagaaatgAGGAAGAGGTTattgagaaacaagagacgATAGAAGAACATGATAGCTCAAGGAAGATTCATGAACATAACGAACAAAAGTCAGATACAATGAGCGAAAATATTGCAGAAGAGGAAACAAACGATGATAAAGAAGGAAACAGAGCAGGGGAAGTATTGGGAGAAGTTTTGAAGATAAGAGAGACTGAAAAACAAGagcaagacaagaagaaatCCTTTGTGGACACAAGTGGTAAAGCAAAAGAGAACAAGAACCAAGAGACAAAGAGGACAGATGATGATAGCTCAGGAAATAAGACTCAAAAACAAGAGTCTCATAAGAAAAAAAGCCATCACGATCAAGACAAGAAGAATCCGGGACTGATTGGGAAAGAAACAAACTGTTTCAGAAATGAAGATGATGTTAAGGAAGATAAAGAAATTGCAGAAGCAGAGGTGTTAAGAAAGTTAAAGGAGATTGAAAAACGAGAATCAAGTAAAATGGTGGAAGGACATGAAAACGGAGATGACATCAAAGAATTGGTTGAAGAGAAAAtgaacaacaaagaagaagaagaagacaagaagagcATAGTTACGGATGTCCTGGCAAAAGCTGAAGACGATGAACTGAGGAAACAAGACAAGAGCAGGGAACAAAGACTAGGAGATAACCTTAAATATGAAGAAACGTCaaagacagaaacaaaaagaaaggataATGAACACGAGAGAATTAAAGAGCAAGGAAGGATCAAAGAATTGGTAGAAGACAGGACACATTCTTGCAGAGAAAAAGAGAGCAAAGAAACTGAATTTGAAGACTCGAAAAAGATtcaagagagagacagagaagaaTCAACTGAACCAGGAAGAAATGAGAAACAAGACAAGATCCAAGAACCAGTGGATAGGGAAACAAGtgaagatgacgaagaagagttagaaattgaatttgaagacgaagaagaagactgggAAGCTGAAGTAATTCAAGTAACGGATTCAGATGAAGATAATGATAACAttagacaaataaaaagaatcagatTAGGATTCCGGTTAGTAGGAGGTTCAACATTGTTTATGTCACTTATAGTCATAGTTATTAGTTTCATTCGTTCCAAGAGAAAAATAAGATGTTACAAGTTCTAA